One segment of Sphingomonas telluris DNA contains the following:
- the paaB gene encoding 1,2-phenylacetyl-CoA epoxidase subunit PaaB, whose protein sequence is MSHDWPLWEVFVRTKGGLSHRHFGSVHAPDAELALRHARDTYTRRQEGVSIWVVPSAEIVASDPEQAGALFEPAADKIYRHPTFYDIPDEVKHI, encoded by the coding sequence GTGAGCCATGACTGGCCGCTCTGGGAAGTCTTCGTCCGTACCAAGGGCGGTCTTTCGCATCGCCACTTTGGCAGCGTTCATGCTCCTGACGCGGAGCTCGCGCTCCGCCACGCGCGCGACACGTACACGCGGCGCCAGGAAGGCGTGAGCATCTGGGTCGTCCCCTCGGCGGAGATCGTTGCCTCCGACCCTGAGCAGGCGGGCGCGCTGTTCGAGCCGGCGGCCGACAAGATCTATCGGCACCCGACCTTCTACGACATCCCGGACGAGGTGAAGCACATCTGA
- the paaC gene encoding 1,2-phenylacetyl-CoA epoxidase subunit PaaC, with protein sequence MASLPPIDLPTGATGKGSFDAPSAGEPDAARFDYLLRLGDDSLILGQRLSEWCGHAPVLEVDLSLANLSLDLIGQATHLLEEAGDGDKLAFHRDVLDFRNCLLVEQPNGDFGRTMARHLLFSTWQHMLFQRLTLSSDRFLAEFAAKAVKEVAYHRELSAEWVVRLGDGTEESAQRMAEGLDWNWRFVPELFEVDDELQKLIDRGIAPDPREFEDEYRSAIAGVLAAAKLEVPADQRPILGGRRGHHSEHLGHLLAVMQFLPRTYPDATW encoded by the coding sequence ATGGCTTCGCTGCCGCCGATCGACCTGCCGACCGGAGCGACCGGGAAGGGCAGTTTCGACGCGCCGTCCGCCGGGGAGCCGGATGCCGCGCGCTTCGACTATTTGCTCCGCCTCGGCGACGACTCGCTGATCCTGGGTCAGCGCCTCAGCGAATGGTGCGGCCATGCGCCGGTGCTGGAGGTCGACCTCAGCCTTGCAAACCTGTCGCTCGACCTGATCGGACAAGCCACGCATTTGCTGGAGGAGGCGGGCGACGGTGACAAGCTGGCGTTCCACCGCGACGTTCTCGACTTTCGGAACTGCCTGCTCGTCGAGCAGCCGAACGGCGACTTCGGACGCACGATGGCGCGGCATCTGCTGTTCTCGACGTGGCAGCACATGCTGTTCCAGCGCCTGACACTGTCGAGCGACCGCTTCCTCGCCGAGTTCGCAGCGAAAGCGGTGAAGGAAGTCGCCTACCATCGCGAGCTGTCGGCCGAGTGGGTCGTCCGCCTGGGTGACGGCACCGAGGAAAGCGCCCAACGAATGGCGGAAGGGCTCGACTGGAACTGGCGCTTCGTCCCGGAGCTGTTCGAGGTGGATGACGAGCTTCAGAAGTTGATCGATCGCGGCATCGCCCCGGACCCGCGTGAATTCGAAGACGAATATCGCTCAGCGATCGCGGGCGTCCTCGCCGCGGCGAAGCTCGAAGTCCCTGCCGACCAGCGCCCGATCCTCGGCGGCCGCCGCGGCCACCACAGTGAGCATCTCGGGCACCTGCTAGCGGTGATGCAGTTCCTGCCGCGCACCTACCCCGACGCGACCTGGTAA